The Populus alba chromosome 6, ASM523922v2, whole genome shotgun sequence genomic interval ttttttttataaaacaaagttgaaatatgacattaaattcaaaaaatactcACTCATTCATATCAGGTGAGGTCAGTATCTATTAAATTACCTTATCTATTTGCaactatatataataatggaataagatcaatattctttttattatatacctCAAGGCTTATCAAGCCTCTAAATaaaccaagaagaagaagaagaaaatcatggCTACGTTCTGCATGTGGTCCTTGGTATATTAAGCATGTAATATCATTAGCTAGACAGTTTTTGTGTTAAGCCCATAGTTAAACTGAGTATCAATAAAATAGTTAAGCAAGTCTCTTGCGTatgccaacaaaaaaattaattcctgGCGTGTATCTTTTGCCTAAGGATATCATGGAaatgaaatcaattttattattattattattattattggacaTCAGAATCTTGACAATAGTGGAAGATTTTGAACTTGATTTTACATTTTCTGCCACAAATCACTATAGAATTTCTCTGACAATGGGGATGCTTGATGCTCGAAAATGGATGTCTGGGTTGCAGATACAATTGGGTGATGATAACCTTTCTTCAATCGCAAAAACTTCATCGCCAAGGATACCAAAGCATTCCGTTTCCCCGATAAATCTGTGGAGAATTCCAAGTCAAGAATTCATCATCTTATATTTGACATGTACAGGTTGAGGTTGCAAATTCGGGTTTTTTCGGCTGGCCTCGAGGGTTTTCTAGCATCGCTCGCTTATGCAGATTGGAATGATGTCACTTGCCCAGCACTGGTTCCCTCGAATGATGCACAAGCCTCTGGGGTGTCTTCTTCACTGGGTGGCACTAGCTGCCAAAAGAGCGGTAGATACGTGTCCCACTCCTTCAGGATAGCAGCACCTTTGCCGCTTCCGGTTTTTTCCTTCACCGGAAAGGTGTTTGTGAGGACATTATGGTAGgagaaataaaatggaaattaaTTTGCAAAGTGCATCTGTGAATATCAGCTAGTTTTGTTCAGTATACTTACAACATGAGCTTCAATAAGGCTCTTTAGCTGCATCTGGCCAACAGGAGCAGTCACTCTTTGGACCTTCACTATTTCTTTATTTACCTGTTCAGAATTACAACAGATATTATTTTGAAGCTTTCCTCAAAGAactggcaaaaaaaaaacaattttgaagcCAAGTGCTGGTGAGGATTTCGGGAACGCTAAGCATGCATTAGGAAGGAGCAATAAAGATTAATTGAGAGAACGATGGTGTACGTGCCAAGAGGCATTTTCCATAGTTTGAACCCGTGATCTCCTGATCACAATGGGGCAACCTTACCACTGCCCCGAGATTCCTCCTCAATCAAGGAAATGAAGGGAAAATAAATAGATTGTATAGCGAATTTAAAGTATCTGGAATGACGCAGTATTGTAAGTTTCAGAATTTAGATAATCCCTACTAGGGAACCgatgtttgtgtgtgcttgagATGCTGATCATGTCATAAAAATGCTAAGCAGCAAACGCACCAATTTGGAGCACCTTCGTGGAGATTCAATGTgagttaaaattacaaaatttgcAATGGAAAAGTGTGGGAAGAGaacattccttttattttttatattttataggaATATAATTtgcaatttcaaaatttaacaactttttttttcttcacaaaaagTATGTATATTTGAAATTCACGAGCGCAAACCTTGGGCATCAAAGTGTCATCCTCATCAAGAAGGTACGCCAAACCTCCGGTCATCCCAGCAGCTACATTTCTACCCACTCTGTGACATGGAAATGTGATGATGGCTCAAAATTCTGAACAGTTCTCTTTATATTGCTTGATAAGAAGAAAGATGTAAGGTAGGGAGACATTACTCACTTTCCCAGTACCACCACACAACCACCAGTCATGTACTCACAACAATGGTCTCCAGTGCCTTCAACTACAGCTTCAGCAAGTGAGTTTCTCACAGCAAACCGCTCCCCAGCTTTCCCTCTGACAAATACTTGACCGCCTGTAGCCCCATACAAGCAAGTATTCCCGACAATGGTGGCGTCCTCCGGAACAAACCCAGTGTTCTCCACGGGTGTTACGACCAACTCTCCTCCAGCCATACCCTAAAGGCATTTATATTGCTAGTTTCAGAACCATAGTTCAGCAACAAGATTTAACAGTCTGTTAATAGGATTAGCACATCATATTAGCTTAACATTTGAACGATCCAAATTGATGTTACATTATCATTTGAAATCAATTTATCTGTTCAGCATGTTAATTATGAAACTGCCAAGTTAATTCAACAGTAGCAAAATTCCAACCTGAACCATTTAGTCAAATTTCACCACAAATACAGAAACAACTAGGAAATAGATTAATCATGAAACTCTCAAAGCATGATGGCTGAATCAAATAACCAACATGCATTTGAATTCAACTTCAAACTTCTCAAACCACTACATAAGAGTGGAAGATTTTCCCAACAATACCTTTCCCACGTAATCATTGGCCTCTCCTATTAGGCGAATATTCATTCCTGGTGTCAAAAAACATGCAAACGACTGCCCAGCACTCCCAGTAAACCTGTTGATATGAAGATAACTCATTTAAATTGAGAATAAAAGAAACTGTCATATTAGCCCGCTAAATTTTTAGTGCTTGCTATCAGGAAAGCCACATCTTACGTGATGTTCAGCTGCCCAGCAAAACCAGTGTCACCGTATTTCTTTGCAACCACACCTGCTATACGCCCACAAACAGCGCGGTCCACGttgtatatttttatggttttattgaTAACTTTTTCATTCTCAATAGCATCTagaatctggaaaaaaaaagatgatttttctTAGAAATACAGCAAAAGGTAACAAGGCACCCTGTGAATGCATGCACATAATCAGTATGCTGTCTATGCTACCATCATAGAACCACAATGACCATAACCAAAACAATGAGTGAGTACAAGTGATCGTAACTTCAGTCTCATAGCCCATGGAATTTTCTCAATGTTTTCCAGCAAAAATATGGGGGCACACCAAGACACTTCCACACAGGAAGCAAAGCTCACCCCCTAAAACCCCTTTACAACTAAAAGCATTGGtccaaaattgaaaattgagagATATGAAGCATACCTCTGGATCTGCTAGAACAACATCATCTAAAACAGGACCATTAGAGTGTACATCTTGGTTCCTGATATCAGTACTGCTCAGTTTTGGTAATCCTACACTCTGGAAATAAAGTAGAAGCAATGTTATAGATATGGAAGACAGCAAGTCCAAATTGGTGAAACATATGGTGGGAAGTTCAGATACTCTTTCAGGACATACCGACATAATATAACTGAGATCAAGATGCTGAGTTTTGACGAGGGAAATATCTCGTTGTCTTAACAAATCTGTATGCCCAATGATATCGTCCAACTTCTCATAACCCAGTTGTGCCAGCATGCCTCTTACCTAGCCCAGATACAGAAATGCAACAAGAGTCAGGACAGATTTAGATATAGCTTGGAAAATGTCACCCAGAgaccaaaaaaaatagaaagtgcAAAAATTCCATCAAAATTATCAAGGCAGAAAAAAAGATTACCTCCTCAgcaacatataaaaagaaattaacaagaTCACCGGGCACACCAGGAAATCGGGCACGTAGTTCTTCTCTCTGaaggaaattaaatttgaaagaataaGGCACTAAAGGGATACACAAAATGCAAATCACATATATACTTCCATTGATACCTGACTAGCAACACCAACAGGGCAATTATTAGTGTGACAAATGCGGGCCATTACACATCCCGTAGCAATCATTGCGACAGAACCAAATCCATACTCATCAGCACCCATTGCCGCAGCCATCAGGACATCAACTCCGCTTTTGAAGCCCCCATCAACCCTAAGGATCACTCTTTCTCTGAGCCCATTTGCAATGAGAGTCTATAAAAGATTGTCAATGATCAAACAGCACACAGAATGTGAGAGAAGCAGACCACAGGGAGTAACATTCTATTCACACGTTGAATATAATTACCTGATGGGTTTCTGTAAGTCCAAGTTCCCAAGGACCACCGGCATGCTTAATGGAACTTATGGGGCTAGCTCCAGTTCCACCATCATGCCCTGATATCTGCCCAAAAAATATAGAGATAAGAGTCAACACTCCCAGTCCCCACTACTTTTGTGAACCTAATCAAACCAATTTTCTTTGACAACAATTTTCCACCTTTTCATATGCCCACAAGGATTCATAGCAAAAATTTGTcgttcagggaaaaaaaaaaaagcatgagtGAATGCTTCTGCATAAGAACTTGATATTCAGTTACATTACCTGCAAGTGATGGCGAATTGTGTATAGGGGTATGGAAGAAAAGAGAGGGGTTGGGATGGTTGGGACAAAACCCCACATTGAGATACCATCTTAAAGCTGGAACTTGATCTTTCAGAAAAAACAGTATGTATTCTACTTTACCACTTAACATATACAGAACACAAAATTAGGCTCTTCTAGCTGATAGTGTCAGGGTGATTTAACTTTTGACCTTAAACATCTACTGAACTTTATGCCAAATAGTTGTCTTAGAAGAGACATTTCCAAGAACAATCAAGAGTCACTTCGTTAAAGTAACATATTTTACCGAAAGTATATTACCTCTTCATCAACAGCCAGCAAATTACTTGAATATACCAACTTTGGAAGACGTTAAGAACTTAAAATAGCATGGAATGAGGATCCAGAGAACTATCAGACATATTAAGGCTCAACAGAACTACATCAACGTATCATGAGAAGGTACCTGTATAACATCAGCATTACCCTTTGCTACCCCAGATGCAACTGTGCCAATACCTGCTTCTGCCACAAGCTTTACAGATACCTTAGCCTTAGGATTGACCTATTTGTTCAGCAGACATTGAAGTTGTTACAATTTGGGGAATGGATCTTCAAGTTAATAATGCATGCAGATCCCAGATACAGTAAATGATTACCTGATGAAGGTCATAAATCAATTGGGCAAGATCTTCAATGGAATAAATGTCATGGTGAGGGGGTGGAGATATAAGTGGAACCCCTGGTTTAGAATTTCTCAGCCTCGCAATATATGCACTAACTTTCTTCCCAGGCAACTGGCCACCTTCACCAGGCTTGGCACCCTGTGCAATTTTGATTTCTAACTGAACAGCATTGACCAAGAATGTTGGAGTGACACCAAAACGTCCTGAAGCAACCTGAACCAAAAGCAACTAGTTGTCATAAGATAATTCTCATGCCAAGATGCATTGGTGAAAAGGCCAGTTTAAGTTGACTACTTCAAAGAGAGCACAATTTCTCTCCTAGACAGATAATATCAATGTATTCAATGTATTAGCCACGCACTCATGATCCCCTAAAAATACTCTATCCGCTTGCACATGAGGTTACAAACTTGTTTGAAAGCTCCTCTTTCACATGAGGTTACAAACATGTTAAATTGAATGTCATGATAATCACCTGCTTAATAGCGCTGGTAGCAGTATCACCATTTTGAAGACCTTTAAGATGCGGCAATGTAGGGGAGTACCCATCAACAACATCAGTAAGTGGGGTCCAGCGAATTGGATCCTGGATGACATAATATTGTAAACAATGATGTCTCTAGTatgttaagaaaaaaccaaTTACATATATAGTTCCATGTGGAGCTGATGGTTCATTACTATTGTTTGTGTCTGAGCATGCCCGTGAGTAATTTATCAAGATAAGACAGAGAGGTGGACAGTGAACAGACCAAGTGATAAACAAAACAAGCAAAGAGAACCAATCGATGAAAGACTACCTCACCACCTTCCCCTGAATTAGATTTTCCACCTAATCTGTTCATAGCAATGGC includes:
- the LOC118053033 gene encoding ferredoxin-dependent glutamate synthase, chloroplastic isoform X2: MVLVPEAYKNHPTLTINYPEVVDFYDYYKGQMEAWDGPALLLFSDGKTVGACLDRNGLRPARYWRTVDNFVYVASEVGVVPMDESKVTMKGRLGPGMMITVDLPGGQVYENTEVKKRVALSNPYGKWVHENLRSLKSANFLSATVMDNESILRCQQAFGYSSEDVQMVIENMASQGKEPTFCMGDDIPLAILSQKPHMLYDYFKQRFAQVTNPAIDPLREGLVMSLEINIGKRGNILEDGPENASQVILSSPVLNEGELELLLKDPYLKPQVLPTFFDIRKGVEGSLEKTLIKLCEAADEAVRNGSQLLVLSDRSDDLEPTRPAIPVLLAVGAVHQHLIQNGLRMSTSIVADTAQCFSTHHFACLIGYGASAICPYLALETCRQWRLSKRTVNLMMNGKMPTVTIEQAQKNFCKAVKSGLLKILSKMGISLLSSYCGAQIFEIYGLGKEIVDLAFCGSVSNIGGVTFDELARETLSFWVKAFSDATAKRLENYGFIQFRPGGEYHGNNPEMSKLLHKAVRQKSENAFSIYQQHLANRPVNVLRDLLEFKSDRAPIPVGKVEPAISIVQRFCTGGMSLGAISRETHEAIAIAMNRLGGKSNSGEGGEDPIRWTPLTDVVDGYSPTLPHLKGLQNGDTATSAIKQVASGRFGVTPTFLVNAVQLEIKIAQGAKPGEGGQLPGKKVSAYIARLRNSKPGVPLISPPPHHDIYSIEDLAQLIYDLHQVNPKAKVSVKLVAEAGIGTVASGVAKGNADVIQISGHDGGTGASPISSIKHAGGPWELGLTETHQTLIANGLRERVILRVDGGFKSGVDVLMAAAMGADEYGFGSVAMIATGCVMARICHTNNCPVGVASQREELRARFPGVPGDLVNFFLYVAEEVRGMLAQLGYEKLDDIIGHTDLLRQRDISLVKTQHLDLSYIMSSVGLPKLSSTDIRNQDVHSNGPVLDDVVLADPEILDAIENEKVINKTIKIYNVDRAVCGRIAGVVAKKYGDTGFAGQLNITFTGSAGQSFACFLTPGMNIRLIGEANDYVGKGMAGGELVVTPVENTGFVPEDATIVGNTCLYGATGGQVFVRGKAGERFAVRNSLAEAVVEGTGDHCCEYMTGGCVVVLGKVGRNVAAGMTGGLAYLLDEDDTLMPKVNKEIVKVQRVTAPVGQMQLKSLIEAHVEKTGSGKGAAILKEWDTYLPLFWQLVPPSEEDTPEACASFEGTSAGQVTSFQSA